TGGCACCGATACCGACGGTGACGGTGTAACGGACGTAGAAGAAGACATTGATGGCGATGGCGATCCTACCAATGATGATTCAGATGGTGATGGTACACCTGATTATCTGGACACAGATGATGATGGCGATGGTGTCTTGACATTGGATGAAGACACTGATGGAGATGGTGATCCTACCGATGACGACTGTGATGCTGATGGCACGCCAAACTATCTGGACGCTGATCCATGCGACACAGACGGAGATGGTCTGAACGATGAAGAAGAAGACACCAACGGAGATGGTAATCCATACAACGATGATTGTGACGAGGATGGTACGCCAAACTTCCAGGATTCGGATAGCTGTGATACGGATGGGGACGGTATCCTGGATGAGGATGAGGACCTGGATGGCGATGGAGACCCTACCAACGATGACTGTGATGCTGATGGTACACCAAACTACCTTGACGCTGACCCATGTGATACAGACGGAGACGGCCTGAACGATGAAGAAGAAGACACGGACGGAGACGGTAATCCATATAATGATGATTGTGATGCCGATGGTACTCCAAACTTCCAGGATGTGGATAGCTGTGATTCTGACGGAGACGGCATCCTGGATGAGGATGAGGACCTGGATGGCGATGGAGACCCTACCAATGATGACTGTGATGCTGATGGCACACCAAACTATCTGGATGCTGATCCCTGCGACTCAGACGGAGATGGTCTGAATGATGCGGCGGAAGACACAGATGGCGATGGTAATCCATACAACGATGATTGTGATGCTGATGGCACTCCAAACTTCCTGGATTCAGATAGTTGCGATACAGATGGAGACGGGGTACTGGATTCAGATGAAGATGTGAATGGTGACGGGGATCCTACCAATGATGATACTGATGGCGATGGTATCCCTGATTTTTTGGATACAGATGACGATGGTGATGGAATAGATACAAAAGATGAAGATGGCGATAGAGACGGTGATCCTACCAACGATGACTGTGATGGGGATGGCACTCCAAACTATCTGGATACAGACCGATGTCCAAAAGTAGAGCCTCGTAGAGGGTTTACGCCTGATGGCGATGGTATCAATGACTTCTTTTACATCAAAGACATTGAGAATTATCCGAATAACACTGTTCAGATTTTCAATAGATGGGGAAATAAGGTATTTGAAATCAAAGGATATGACAACCAGAATAATGTATGGAAGAGTGATGTCAACTCTGGTTTGAGAATAGGAAGTGACAATAATGTACCTTCTGGTACCTACTACTACCTGATTCAACTTGGGGACGGTAGTGATCCGATTTCAGGTTTTGTGGTCGTGAACAGATAAAATGACCGAAGTGAGTTGATGTTAAGATCGACCAATAAAGCCTTCTGATTTTTTATCGGGAGGCTTTTTTTATACTCATTTGACAATGTTTGGAGACCAGAAACGGCTGACTCAGGCACTTCACCCAATGCTTTGAATGACTCAACGAGTAATAGCTGCCACTCAACGAGTG
This Marinoscillum sp. 108 DNA region includes the following protein-coding sequences:
- a CDS encoding gliding motility-associated C-terminal domain-containing protein; the protein is TYTAGDGNLVDNGDGTWSLTIPAGNALTENTYSVTATVTDAAGNSTSDATDGELTIILEGVDTDGDGILDEDEDTDGDGDLANDDCDADGTPNYLDADPCDTDGDGLDDSEEDTDGDGNPYNDDCDEDGTPNFQDADTCDDGTDTDGDGVTDVEEDIDGDGDSTNDDSDGDGTPDYLDTDDDGDGILTEDEDTDGDGDPTNDDCDADGTPNYLDADPCDTDGDGLDDSEEDTDGDGNPYNDDCDQDGTPNFQDADTCDDGTDTDGDGVTDVEEDIDGDGDPTNDDSDGDGTPDYLDTDDDGDGVLTEDEDTDGDGDLANDDCDADGTPNYLDADPCDTDGDGLDDSEEDTDGDGNPYNDDCDQDGTPNFQDADTCDDGTDTDGDGVTDVEEDIDGDGDPTNDDSDGDGTPDYLDTDDDGDGVLTLDEDTDGDGDPTDDDCDADGTPNYLDADPCDTDGDGLNDEEEDTNGDGNPYNDDCDEDGTPNFQDSDSCDTDGDGILDEDEDLDGDGDPTNDDCDADGTPNYLDADPCDTDGDGLNDEEEDTDGDGNPYNDDCDADGTPNFQDVDSCDSDGDGILDEDEDLDGDGDPTNDDCDADGTPNYLDADPCDSDGDGLNDAAEDTDGDGNPYNDDCDADGTPNFLDSDSCDTDGDGVLDSDEDVNGDGDPTNDDTDGDGIPDFLDTDDDGDGIDTKDEDGDRDGDPTNDDCDGDGTPNYLDTDRCPKVEPRRGFTPDGDGINDFFYIKDIENYPNNTVQIFNRWGNKVFEIKGYDNQNNVWKSDVNSGLRIGSDNNVPSGTYYYLIQLGDGSDPISGFVVVNR